Proteins encoded within one genomic window of Hermetia illucens chromosome 2, iHerIll2.2.curated.20191125, whole genome shotgun sequence:
- the LOC119648986 gene encoding uncharacterized protein LOC119648986 → MGMCSSCFKGSTDEVSIVNPPAEMRRKLQQEAAERRRLENENRGIKDPDKVRRQQLRAEEVERREEEAWRSGGGQPNLRWQTT, encoded by the exons ATGGGCATGTGTTCTTCGTGTTTCAAGGGCTCAACTGACGAAGTCAGCATCGTGAATCCGCCCGCT GAAATGCGCCGTAAATTACAACAGGAGGCTGCCGAACGCCGCCGCCTGGAAAATGAGAATCGTGGCATCAAAGACCCCGATAAGGTGCGTCGTCAGCAGTTGCGTGCGGAAGAGGTGGAACGCCGCGAGGAAGAAGCTTGGCGTAGCGGCGGCGGCCAACCAAATCTCAGG TGGCAAACAACTTAA
- the LOC119648985 gene encoding corepressor interacting with RBPJ 1, whose protein sequence is MGKGFNNYMCKKFFHPASRDNLKRVWMAEQQADAYKKKQEELRAQYEKEQDLYENKAMLSKESKDKLSINFMYEPPPGVRREREKEDNGPEYKFEWQRKYNAPRESYCKGDTEIRDQPFGIQVRNVRCIKCHKWGHINTDKECTMYSISMSEARKIHSEAEANVIMSKGVLEEQLKEDGLAMRKSAMTLQSLQSSHHQLVPSDEEEERQPETEFLKSLTKEQKKKLLKKLEKLEKQKKKNKKDKKKKKEKERDRDREKHRRH, encoded by the coding sequence ATGGGGAAAGGATTCAATAATTACATGTGCAAGAAATTCTTCCATCCTGCGTCGCGTGATAATCTGAAGCGAGTATGGATGGCGGAGCAGCAAGCGGATGCGTACAAAAAGAAGCAGGAGGAGCTCCGCGCTCAATACGAGAAGGAGCAGGATTTGTACGAGAACAAGGCTATGCTGAGTAAGGAAAGCAAGGACAAGCTGAGCATAAATTTTATGTACGAGCCTCCGCCTGGTGTGCGCAGGGAACGTGAGAAGGAAGACAATGGGCCGGAATACAAGTTCGAGTGGCAACGAAAATACAACGCCCCGAGGGAAAGCTACTGCAAAGGCGACACAGAAATTCGGGACCAACCGTTTGGAATCCAAGTTCGCAACGTTCGTTGCATTAAGTGCCACAAATGGGGTCACATCAACACCGACAAAGAGTGCACCATGTACAGCATTTCAATGAGTGAAGCGCGGAAAATACACTCTGAGGCGGAAGCGAACGTGATCATGTCAAAGGGAGTCCTCGAGGAGCAGCTGAAGGAAGACGGCTTGGCCATGCGCAAGAGTGCAATGACTCTGCAGAGTTTACAGTCATCACACCATCAACTGGTTCCAAGTGACGAAGAAGAAGAACGGCAGCCCGAGACGGAGTTTCTGAAGTCTCTTAcgaaggagcagaagaagaagctCCTGAAGAAATTGGAGAAATTagaaaagcaaaagaagaaaaacaaaaaggataaaaagaagaaaaaggaaaaagagcgGGACAGGGATCGTGAAAAGCATAGGCGCCATTGA